TCTGTCTGTTTTGAGTTAATTTTGCCAATTCTTATTAATTATAACTTAGTTCCTATTCTCATTTTCGCGCTTCTTGCACGTGAGTTTTCTTCAATTTCTTTATCATCCGGAATAATTGCTTTAGTTTTCAATAATTCAAAAGCTTTCGCATAATTTCCGTAAATATCACGTTGAGGCTCGCCTTCGAACATTCCGTTTTTCAGGAAACGTTTTACCAACCTATCTTCTAAGGAATGATAAGAAATCACAACTAATCTTCCTTCAACTTTCAAAATTTTGTAAGACTGAACCAGCATTTCTTTCAAAACCTCCAATTCTTGATTAACCTCAATTCTGATGGCCTGGAAAACCTGAGCAAAAAATTTATTCTGCTTAAAAGCCGGAATATAGCTGAAGAGATTTTTCAGATCTTCCGTTGTATTGATTTTCTTCGTTTTTCTATGATGAACGATTTCCCTTGCCAATTTTCGAGATTCTCTCAATTCCCCATATTGGTAAAAGATATTAGCAAGGTCTTCTTCTTCGTAATCGTTGATGATCTTTTTTGCATCCAGACCCTGCATTACATTCATTCTCATATCAAGAGGCGCATTGCTTCTCGTAGAAAATCCACGTTCTGCTTCATCAAACTGATGAGAAGAAACACCCAAATCAGCCAAAATCCCATCAACGTGAGAAATCCCATAAGCCAACATCGAGTTTTCCAAAAACCTGAAATTTTGATTGACCAAAGTAAATCTCGGGTCATCAATTGCATTTTTCAACGCATCCAAATCTTGGTCAAAAGAAAACAACCTTCCTTTTTCGGAAAGCCTGCTTAAAATTTCTCTTGAGTGACCACCACCACCAAAAGTACAATCCACGTAAACACCGTCCGGATTGGTTACCAGAGCGTCTACGCTTTCTTTTAATAAAACTGGATTATGATACATTGTCTTTATAATTGATGAATGATGATTGATAAATGATTTAATAATCGGTTTCAGAACCTATTAATTATTCTTTCTTAATTATTAATATGATTCCTCGGAATCAAGATTTCCCATTACATCCTCTGCAAGATTTGCAAAATCAGATTCGCTGACAGAAATGACTTGCTCGTAAGAATCTTTGTTCCAGATCTCGAACAACTCGCCGGCACTTGTAATCACAATTTCTTTGCTGAGATTAGCATACTGCGTCAAATCTTTGCTGATCTGCAGACGACCCACGTTATCCATCTCCACGGTTTTAACTCCTGCTGTAAACATCCTGATGAAATCTGCATTTTTTTTCACAAATCGATTCAGACCGTTTATTTTTGCCATCAGTTTTTCCCAAGGTTTCATCGGATAGACCTCAAGACACTTCTGAAACACCGAACGCTTTATCACAAATGGCTCATCTGCAAAATGTTCCATCTGCTTCGTAAGCGAAGCAGGCAGTTTGATGCGCCCTTTGTCATCTATTTTACACTCGTATGTTCCAATGAAGTTTTTCATTTGGAGCAAATTTATATAAAAATCTACCACATTTTACCACTTTCGCCCACTTTTATACTTAATGTTTATAACTTTTTGGTTTCAAAGCTTTCTTGGCTAATGATTTGATTTAAAATCGATTAAAATGAATTATTGCGAAAACCTTTATTATAAAGCCTTTGCAATGAATGATTTAAAAAATTCGGTTAGAAATGTTTCATTATTTAAAACGGTTCTAACTAAAATTTCAAATTGTCTATATTTGTTATATGAACTATTTAGAAGCACTTAACTGGCGATATTCTGTTAAAAAATTTGATGGAAAAAAGATTTCTTCTGAAAAACTGAACAATATCCTGGAAGCAGGACGATTGTCTGTCAGCTCATTAGGCTTACAACCTTATCATCTTTTGGTTGTAGGAAATGATAAAACGATTCAGAAATTGATTCCGGCCTTTTATAATCCTTCACAAATATCGACTTGCTCGCATTTGATTGCTTTGGTCACAAAAACTCATATTAATAAGGAATATGTCGATAATTATTTCAGTCATATTATTAATGAGCGTGGTGTGACTTTGGAACAATTGTCTGCTTTTAGAAATAACATCAATCTTTTCTTAGAAAATTATACCCAGAAAGAACTGGAAAGTTGGTCCGAAAAACAGAGCTATATTGTTCTTGGTTCATTGATAATGGCTTCTGCCGAAGAAGAAATCGACACTTGTCCAATGGAAGGCTTCAAAGCTGATATTTTAGAAGACGTTCTGAAAATCGATAAAGAACACGAAAAAATTGCTGTTGTTCTGGCGCTTGGCTACAGAGCGGAAGATGATATTTTTCAGAATTTCAAAAAAGTAAGAAAACCTGCGGATAAGTTCATCAAATTCTTTTAACTTTATTCTTTTGAATTTTCTCAGACATTGAGAATCATTAATTCTTATTTATGATAAAAACAGACGTTCTTGTAATTGGTTCCGGAATCTCGGGCTTATCTTATGCCATTAAAATTGCCGAACAATTACCTGAAACTAAAATTACCATCGTTACAAAATCCAACGAGGACGAAAGCAATACCAAATATGCACAAGGCGGATTGGCAGTCGTAACAGATTTTTCCAAAGATAATTTTCAAAAACACATAGACGATACTTTGCGTGCCGGAGATTACATCAATGACCCGGAGATTGTCAAAATCGTGGTAGAAGAAGCACCTTATCGATTCAATGAAATTGTTGAATGGGGCGCAAAATTTGATCAGGAAAAAGGAAAATATTCTCTAGGTCGTGAAGGCGGACATACCGAAAACAGGATTGTCCATCATAAAGACATTACAGGTTTTGAAATTGAAAGAGCGCTTCTTGAAACTATTAGAAACTCTCCAAATATCGAAATGCTCCCTCATCATTATGTTATTGATTTGATAACACAACACCACGTTCCAGGGAAAGAATTGGACAAAGGAAATATCAATGCTTACGGTGCTTATATTCTTGATGAGCAGAATAAAAAAATCAAAAAAATCACTTCGAAAATTACTTTAGTTGCAACAGGAGGAGCCGGACACGTTTACAAAAACACAACCAATCCAATCATTGCGACAGGAGACGGGATAGCCTTTGTTCACAGAGCGCAAGGGAAAGTTTCCAATATGCAATATTATCAGTTTCACCCAACGGCGATGTACTCTAAAAGAGATGGAATGCTATTTTTGATCTCAGAAGCTGTTCGTGGTGACGGCGCAAAACTCCGTACCAAAAACGGAAAACCATTTATGCAGAAATATGATGAGCGCGAAGAATTAGCTTCCCGTGACATCGTTGCAAGAGGAATCGATAATGAACTGAAAATCAGCGGAGACGACTATGTTGGTTTAGACTGTCGCGAAATGGACAGAGAAAAATTCATCAATCACTTTCCAAATATCTATCAAAAATGTCTGGATGAAGGAATTGACCCTTTCAAAGAATTGATTCCTGTGGTTCCGGCTTGTCATTACTTGATGGGCGGAATTGATACCGATAAATACGGACAATCTTCTATCAAAAATCTTTTCGCCGTTGGAGAATGTACCAACTCCGGACTTCACGGCGCGAATCGTTTAGCTTCGAATTCTTTATTAGAAGGTTTGGTCTTTGGTCACAATGCGGCGATGAAAACAGTTGAATTGCTGAAAGAAAATGATTTCAATTTCGATGATTTGAAAGCAGTTCCGGAATGGAACGAAGAAGGAATGAAAATGATGGACGAAATGGTTCTCGTAACTTATCTCAGAAAACAACTCCAGGAAATGATGAGCGATCTGGTCGCGATTGTAAGAAGCAACGCAAGATTAGAATTGGCAAAGAAAAAGCAGCGTGAAATCTATGAAGCCGTGACAGAGCTTTATAATTATTCCATACTTTCGCCACAGCTTTCGGAATTGAGGAATCTTGTGAATGTTTCTTACCTTATTATCAAGCATTCTCTCGAAATGAAAGAAAATAAAGGTGCATTTTACAATAAGGATTTGGCCACGAAACCGCTTTTGATCAATGAGTAATGACAGTGATTAAATATATTTTTCTGATTGGATTTCTTATCGTCATTTCTTGTAATTCTTCGAAACAAGAAACCGATAAAAATTCGCTGGAAACAGAAAACTTCATCAACAACAA
The genomic region above belongs to Epilithonimonas zeae and contains:
- the mraZ gene encoding division/cell wall cluster transcriptional repressor MraZ — encoded protein: MKNFIGTYECKIDDKGRIKLPASLTKQMEHFADEPFVIKRSVFQKCLEVYPMKPWEKLMAKINGLNRFVKKNADFIRMFTAGVKTVEMDNVGRLQISKDLTQYANLSKEIVITSAGELFEIWNKDSYEQVISVSESDFANLAEDVMGNLDSEESY
- a CDS encoding NAD(P)H-dependent oxidoreductase codes for the protein MNYLEALNWRYSVKKFDGKKISSEKLNNILEAGRLSVSSLGLQPYHLLVVGNDKTIQKLIPAFYNPSQISTCSHLIALVTKTHINKEYVDNYFSHIINERGVTLEQLSAFRNNINLFLENYTQKELESWSEKQSYIVLGSLIMASAEEEIDTCPMEGFKADILEDVLKIDKEHEKIAVVLALGYRAEDDIFQNFKKVRKPADKFIKFF
- the rsmH gene encoding 16S rRNA (cytosine(1402)-N(4))-methyltransferase RsmH, with the translated sequence MYHNPVLLKESVDALVTNPDGVYVDCTFGGGGHSREILSRLSEKGRLFSFDQDLDALKNAIDDPRFTLVNQNFRFLENSMLAYGISHVDGILADLGVSSHQFDEAERGFSTRSNAPLDMRMNVMQGLDAKKIINDYEEEDLANIFYQYGELRESRKLAREIVHHRKTKKINTTEDLKNLFSYIPAFKQNKFFAQVFQAIRIEVNQELEVLKEMLVQSYKILKVEGRLVVISYHSLEDRLVKRFLKNGMFEGEPQRDIYGNYAKAFELLKTKAIIPDDKEIEENSRARSAKMRIGTKL
- the nadB gene encoding L-aspartate oxidase; the encoded protein is MIKTDVLVIGSGISGLSYAIKIAEQLPETKITIVTKSNEDESNTKYAQGGLAVVTDFSKDNFQKHIDDTLRAGDYINDPEIVKIVVEEAPYRFNEIVEWGAKFDQEKGKYSLGREGGHTENRIVHHKDITGFEIERALLETIRNSPNIEMLPHHYVIDLITQHHVPGKELDKGNINAYGAYILDEQNKKIKKITSKITLVATGGAGHVYKNTTNPIIATGDGIAFVHRAQGKVSNMQYYQFHPTAMYSKRDGMLFLISEAVRGDGAKLRTKNGKPFMQKYDEREELASRDIVARGIDNELKISGDDYVGLDCREMDREKFINHFPNIYQKCLDEGIDPFKELIPVVPACHYLMGGIDTDKYGQSSIKNLFAVGECTNSGLHGANRLASNSLLEGLVFGHNAAMKTVELLKENDFNFDDLKAVPEWNEEGMKMMDEMVLVTYLRKQLQEMMSDLVAIVRSNARLELAKKKQREIYEAVTELYNYSILSPQLSELRNLVNVSYLIIKHSLEMKENKGAFYNKDLATKPLLINE